The Myxococcales bacterium genomic sequence AGGCGGACTTCCACGTCTCTGTGAAAGATCCCGCGCAGAAGCGTCTTCATGGCCCCGATCAAATGCCCCACCGAGATGTCCTTGCCTACCACCATCCCCTCCATCTGGTGGAAGGTGTGTTCGTGGCTGGCGTCGGTGGATTCGTTGCGAAAGCAGCGGCCCGGAGCCACCACGCGAAATGGCGGTTCGAGCGTTTCCATTGCGCGCACCTGCACCGGTGAGGTGTGGGGGCGCAGGGAATACTTCCCCTCCTCGTCGCAGTAAAACGTGTCCTGGGAATCCCGCGCGGGATGGTCGCGGCCAATGTTCAGGGCTTCGAAGTTGTACCAGTCGAGTTCTACCTCGGGACCGTCGAGCACGGTGTATCCCATGGAGAGAAAGAGATCTTCGAGCTCTCGGGTGACCTGGGTGATGGGGTGCAGGGACCCGGTCTGGAGTCGTGCCGGGGGCAGGGTCGGGTCAAAGCCTTCGCCTTTGCGTTCGGCGGAGAGGCTCGACGCGGCGAGTGCGCTGCCGCGCTCTTCGAGGGCCTGTTGGATCGCCTTCTTCAGCAGGTTCGCGTTCTTGCCAACATCGCGTCGCTGATCTTCGGGCAAGCTGGGAATCGAGGCCAGCAGGCCCGCCACCGCTCCCTTCTTGCCGAGAAACTCGCGTTCGATCTGTTTCAGAGCATCCGGCGATTGCGCGGCGAGAATCTTCTCCTGCGCCTGCTGCAAAATGTCTTGATGGCTCCCCATCGAATTTCAAACTCCGCGACCCAGAGGTCTGGATGAACGATCCCGAATCGCGCGTCGCCGGCCCCATTGTCGGCGTTGCGCGGCTGTAAATTTGCCGGGAACGTAGGCCACGGCCACGCACTCGGCCGCTCTCGCGACCCGGCTGACCCCGGTAGCGAGTTTGTTTGATCTAAGTTGTTGATTTGGTTAGCTTAACGCGCCGTTCATTGCACGAAAAAATGAACCGGACAAAGGGAGTTCCGTGAGCGACGAAGAATCCGATGCGGCGAGCGATTTTATTCGCGCGTTGATCAACGAAGATGTGGCGTCGGGCAAGCACGGCGGACGCGTGGTGACGCGCTTTCCGCCCGAGCCGAGTGGTCTGCTGCACATCGGTCACGCGAAGGCGATCTGCCTCGACTTTGGCGTCGCGGCGGAGCACGGCGGTCGCTGCCATCTGCGCTTCGACGACACCAACCCCGTCGCGGAAGAGGACGATTTCGTCCAGGCCATCAAGCGAGACATCCAATGGCTGGGGTTCGATTGGGGAGAGCATCTCTATTTCACCTCCGATTATTTTGATCGGCTTTACGAATTTGCGGTCGAGCTGATCGGAAAGGACATGGCCTACGTCTGCGACTGGAGTTCCGAGGAAATCGCGGCCAATCGCGGCAGTCTGACCGAGCCGGCCAATCCAAGTCCGGGCCGTACTCGCAGCGTCGAAGAAAATCTCGATCTTTTCGCCCGAATGAGGGCCGGGGAGTTCGATGAGGGTGCGTATGTGGTTCGGGCCAAGATCGATCTGGCTTCTTCAGTACTCCCGATGCGCGATCCCACGATCTATCGGATCATGAAAGCATCGCATCATCGAACGGGTAGCGATTGGTGCATCTATCCGATGTACGACTTTGCCCACTGTCTTTCGGACGCCCTCGAGTCGATCACCCATTCGCTCTGCTCGTTGGAATTTACCGACCGGCGCCCGCTCTACGATTGGTTTCTCGAACAGCTCGACGTTCCGTCGAATCCGCAACAGATCGAGTTCGCGAGGCTGAACGTCGCCTATACCGTGACCTCCAAGCGTCGCCTTCGGGCGATGGTGGACGAGGCGCACGTCGCTGGTTGGGACGATCCCCGCATGCCCACCCTTGCTGGCCTGCGCCGCAAGGGATATACGCCGGAGTCGATTCGCAACTTCTGCAAAGGCATTGGGGTGACGAAGCGGGAGAATCTGATCGAGATGGCGCGGCTGGAATTCAGTGTGCGCGACCATTTGAACAAAGTTGCCGAACGCCGCATGGCGGTCTTGCATCCACTGAAGGTGGTCATCGAAAACTACCCCGAAGACGAGATCGAAGAACTCGATGCGATCAACAACCCCGAAGACGAGGGCGCAGGAAAGCGCAAGGTTCCCTTCTCGCGCGAGATCTACATCGAACGCGATGACTTCATGGAAGACGCGCCGAAGAAATTCTTTCGCCTGGCGCCCGGGCGGGAGGTGCGGTTGCGGTACGCGTACTTCGTGACCTGTACCGACGTAATCAAGGATGACACAGGTGAGGTCATCGAACTGCGCTGCAGCTACGACCCGGCGACCCGCGGTGGCGACTCCCCGGACGGCCGCAAGGTCAAGGGCACCATGCATTGGGTATCGGCTGCGGCGGGAATCCCAGCCGAGGTGAGGCTCTACGACACGCTGCTCGATATCGAAGACCCGTCGGCGCTCGAGGAAGGGGAAACCCTGCTCGACTACATGCGCCCAAACTCGCTCGAAGTCCTTACCGACTGCATCGTAGAGCCGAGCCTCTCTGACGCAATCCCGGGGCAGTCCTTCCAGTTCGAGCGCCTGGGCTATTTCTGCGTCGACCTCGACTCGAAACCAGACCACCTGGTATTCAACCGCACGGTGACGTTGCGAGATACCTGGGCGAAGGTTGCGAAGCAGGCTTCGAAGAAGGGTCGCGGGAACTAGCGCTAGAATTCGATGGGGTAGCTCGGCTCTTGATACCCGGGCGCCGCTGCCCCGTCTTTCGAGTTCTGTGTCTCGACGGTTCCGAGCGAGTAGATCAACTTGCGACCGCGTGAGTACTGAATCGGCGCGCCATTGAATGCGTCGGTGGGAACCGAGTCCAGATACTGGGGAACCAGTTCGCTCAGCTGGTCCGGCAAGCGCCCCCAATCTTGTTGAAACGCCCGCAGCGCGAACAACGTTCGCGTCGCTTCGAGTGCCGTGTCGAGGGCACACCGGTGCAGGAAGAAGCTCCGGTAGTCGGGGGTGCTGTACCGCGGTTCCGCGTCTTCTCCCTCGCCCGGGTTTGCTTCCGGCCCCAGCGCGCCGGGTGGGGTCGGAAACGGAAGTTTTTCGAGGTTGTTGCAATCCAGTTCGCTGGCGCGTTGATACGTGCGCGTGGCAGCGGCGAAGTCTTCGAGGGTGCGCCGGGTCTGTAACTCGAGGGCTCGAAGCTCGATCTCGGCGATTTCGTCGGATTTGGCCGACCCGCCGGAAGTCCATTGTTTTTCCTTCGCTCGGTCTGAGATCCATCCGAGCAAGGCTTTCCAATGCTGATATTCCGCCGACCACATTCGCTTCCAGGCCGCGGAGCTGCTGCGGTAGGCGGGCAAGAGGTCGACCCAGCGCCGGGCCTGAGAAGCTTGCAGCGGAGCGCTGGCCACCAGGCGGCGAAGGGTTTCGAGACCGTCGGCGCGATAGCCCATGCTCAATAGGGTCGTCGTGAGCACGGCATGGTTGGCCCCTTCGACTCGTTGGGCCAGACGCAAGATGTCGAGGGCATTGTCGAACGCTGCATCCCAGTCGGAGAGATTCGCGTTGTGATGGGCCGCCAGACGGAGGAGCTGCACGAGGTGCTCGGTTTCGAGCGGGATTTCGGGGGTGAACTCCAGCTCGCTGGCGTTCACTTTGGGGAGCCGAAAGTGGGGAGCTGCGAGGGCCTGGCGCAGTCGATCGAGGGCCGCCGCATTGGCCAGGAGCAAATCCGCGACATTTTCGGGTTGGATGTCCTCACCCGCCCAGACTGCTTCGGCCATGAGTTGGTCGGCGTCATTGAATTCGCAGAGTTGCACGGCTGCGAGCAGATGATTGAGACCGTTTTCCTGGGCGGTGATGGTCTGGACGATCACGGACAGGTCTGCATCGTCCGGCCCGCCTGTAGGATTGCGTTGGTGCGCGATGTAGCCCGGCAGGCTGATTGCGATCAGCAGCGCGCCAATCCCCGTGATCCACATCAGCCGTCGAAGCATGGTCCATCTCTCCGGTTCGCACGTTCCCATGGGCTGATATCGGCAGGCCCAGCCAGGGGCTAGAGCTGCGAATCTCGCTTTGGGGCGTCGTCACCCGCTCGTCTCGCTATCCTGGGTCGTGATGGCTTCCCAAGAGAGTGAAAGAAGGCGGCTCTGCGGTCCCGCGGAAATAGAACGTGCGCTTGCGCGCGCCGGGGATTTCGCCTCCGACTCAGATCCGCGCAGCGATCTCGCGATTCAGATGATCTTCTGTCTCGACGAATCTCGTGATGCAGCCGTTGCGCGAGTCGTCGACCGGGCCGGGTCCATGGGCATCGCGATTCGACGCGTGAGCGCGCGGGAAATGCTTCGGCTCGCACCCCCTGGAGGCGAGACGCAGATCCTGGCACTCGTTGGGCCGGCGCTGGGGACGAGTCTCGAGGCGGTCATGCAGCAGCCGGGTGTCGTGTGGCTGCTGGTCGAGTGCGTCTATCCGAGCAACGCGGGCGTCGTGATTCGCAGTGCCGAAGTTTCGGGTGCGGCCGGTGTGGTGATCGCCAGCGATTTCGATCGCGTGGAGCGCCGTGATTGTCTGCGCTACGCGATGCGGGTAGATCGTTTTTTTCCGGTTCACTTCGAAGACGCCGGGCGATCCATTGCCCTGGCTAGAGCCGCGGGGCGCACGATCGTGGCCGTCGAAGATGTAGGCAAGCACGCGCCGTGGCAGATCGACTTGCGCGGGCCACTGATGATTGCGGTCGGGGGAGAGGAGGGCGGTATCCCGGACGCGTTGCTCGCCCAGGCGGATCAGGTGGTGCGCGTTCCCATGCACGGGTTTCTGCCGTCCTACAATTTGCAGTCCGCGATGGCCGTGGTGATGGGAGAGCGGCTACGCCAAGCGCATGGCCAAGGGCATGACCAAGCAGACGGCCAAGCCTAATAGCGATCCGGCCGAATCTCCGCGTCGTTTCCGCCGTCCACGTACAGAATGCTTCCGTGGATCCAGTTGGCTTGTTCACCGGAGAGGAACCAGACCGAATTGGCGATGTCTTCGGGCTCGCCGCGCCGACCGAGTGGAATGCTCAGACTTTTGATCGCCTCCGAGGTGAGGGGATCGTCGATGCATCCCTGTAGCAGCGGCGTGTTGGTCGGGCCCGGACATACCGCATTGAGCCGTACGGATGCTCTTCCCCATTCGCCGGCACGACGTCGCACCGCGCGACCGACCGCGTGCTTGCTGGCCATGTAGGCGACGATCGAACTTTCCAGTTTGTCGATCACCTCGCAGGCTTCGGCTTCGTTGTGTTCGAGCATGGCGAGTACGAAAGGATGTTCGGCGAAGTCGCCCATCTGTGCGGAGTTTGAGCAGATCACCACTGCATTGGGCTGAGTGCCCTTGGCGAGGGCCGGGAGCAGCGGGTCGAGCAGATCGACCACGCCGAAGTAGTTGACTTTGCAGATCAGTGAGGCGGGCTTGACCGATGAGCCGAGCCCCGCGCACAAGACCAATCTGTCCAACGCGCCACCACAGCGAGTCAGAATCTCGTCAACCGCTGATGCTCGGCCGGATTCGGTTGAAAGGTCCGCTTCAACATCCGCGTTGCGCAGATCGATGCCGATGGTTTCGAACCCTTCGGCTTCGAAGCGCGCTTTGACCGCAGCGCCGATGCCCGACGCCGATCCTGTAATTGCTGCAACTGCCATGTCTTCTCCCGGGCAAAGCGCGCTAGATCGACCTTATGGCCCCAACTAGACTCGCTTTCTCTTCTTCGCTCATGCCGTAGGTCACCAGACTCAAGCGATCGGCGAAATCTCCGAAGCGTTTGTGTAGTCGCTCGGGAAGTTCGTCGATCGAACTCACGATGGCGATCTGGTCGAGCAGGTCGTCGTCGATCAAGCTTGCCATCTCGAGCCATTCACCGCGCTTCGACAGGACGTTGAGTTCGTCTTGCAGGTCACCGCGACCGACGCTTTCGAGTACGCCTCGATAGGCCGTCGTCGATCCGTAGAAAGCAATCTGCGTCTTGGCCCCTTGTTTGGCCGTGGCCAGCGCCGCATCGTCCTCACCGCATACGATGATGGCCTGGGCGGATATTTCGAAGCCCTCTCGCTTGCGTCCCGAGCTGGCGAAGCCTTTTTCGAGAGCTGGCATCGTGACCTGCGCAACGAAGGATTCGGTGTGGAAGGGGTGCAGGAAGTATCCGTCGGCCACTTCGCCCGCAACCTTCGTCATGATTGGGCCGACGCCCGCGAGAAAGATGGGCGGCGTGCCGTACGGGTTCGGTCCCGGATTGAAGAACGGTGCCATCAGCGTGTGTTGGTAGAACTCGCCGCGATGGTCGAGTTTGTCGCCGTCTTGCCAGGTCTTCCAGATCTTGCGAATCGCAGAAACCAGCTCGCGCATTCGGAGAGCGGGTTTCGACCAGGGCATGCTGTAGCGGCGTTCGATGTGGGGCTTGATCTGAGAGCCGAGTCCCAGGATGAAGCGTCCTTTCGAGTGGAGTTGCAGGTCGTAACCGAGATTGGCCAAGTTCATCGGGTTGCGCGCGAACGCCACGGCAATCGCCGTAATCAGATCGATGCGTTCGCTGTGTTCCGCCATGACGCCGATCTGCAGGAAAGGATCGTGACGTCCTTCGAACACGAATCCGCCGTCGTAGCCTTGTGCCTCGAGTGCCCGAACCGCCACGCCGGCGTCTCGCGGATCGTCCACCATGACCGAGCCGTCGATCTTCACATCCATCTCCCGAAATTCTTCTCTTGTGATCCTATGGCATCAAGCTCCGGGGCGCCCGGCGTGAATGGATCTGCGCTTTTGTCGAAATTCGCGCTACCCTGCTCAGCGGCATCAGGTTCATGTTCAACTTGCACCCGATTCCGGGTCGCGGA encodes the following:
- the pheS gene encoding phenylalanine--tRNA ligase subunit alpha codes for the protein MGSHQDILQQAQEKILAAQSPDALKQIEREFLGKKGAVAGLLASIPSLPEDQRRDVGKNANLLKKAIQQALEERGSALAASSLSAERKGEGFDPTLPPARLQTGSLHPITQVTRELEDLFLSMGYTVLDGPEVELDWYNFEALNIGRDHPARDSQDTFYCDEEGKYSLRPHTSPVQVRAMETLEPPFRVVAPGRCFRNESTDASHEHTFHQMEGMVVGKDISVGHLIGAMKTLLRGIFHRDVEVRLRPGHFPFVEPGFELDARCPFCEQGCSVCGRTTWIELLPCGLVHPKVLQMSGIDPDEWSGFAFGLGLSRLVMLRYGIDDVRHLLGGDLRFLEQFQC
- a CDS encoding glutamine--tRNA ligase/YqeY domain fusion protein; protein product: MSDEESDAASDFIRALINEDVASGKHGGRVVTRFPPEPSGLLHIGHAKAICLDFGVAAEHGGRCHLRFDDTNPVAEEDDFVQAIKRDIQWLGFDWGEHLYFTSDYFDRLYEFAVELIGKDMAYVCDWSSEEIAANRGSLTEPANPSPGRTRSVEENLDLFARMRAGEFDEGAYVVRAKIDLASSVLPMRDPTIYRIMKASHHRTGSDWCIYPMYDFAHCLSDALESITHSLCSLEFTDRRPLYDWFLEQLDVPSNPQQIEFARLNVAYTVTSKRRLRAMVDEAHVAGWDDPRMPTLAGLRRKGYTPESIRNFCKGIGVTKRENLIEMARLEFSVRDHLNKVAERRMAVLHPLKVVIENYPEDEIEELDAINNPEDEGAGKRKVPFSREIYIERDDFMEDAPKKFFRLAPGREVRLRYAYFVTCTDVIKDDTGEVIELRCSYDPATRGGDSPDGRKVKGTMHWVSAAAGIPAEVRLYDTLLDIEDPSALEEGETLLDYMRPNSLEVLTDCIVEPSLSDAIPGQSFQFERLGYFCVDLDSKPDHLVFNRTVTLRDTWAKVAKQASKKGRGN
- a CDS encoding SDR family oxidoreductase yields the protein MAVAAITGSASGIGAAVKARFEAEGFETIGIDLRNADVEADLSTESGRASAVDEILTRCGGALDRLVLCAGLGSSVKPASLICKVNYFGVVDLLDPLLPALAKGTQPNAVVICSNSAQMGDFAEHPFVLAMLEHNEAEACEVIDKLESSIVAYMASKHAVGRAVRRRAGEWGRASVRLNAVCPGPTNTPLLQGCIDDPLTSEAIKSLSIPLGRRGEPEDIANSVWFLSGEQANWIHGSILYVDGGNDAEIRPDRY
- a CDS encoding TIGR03617 family F420-dependent LLM class oxidoreductase — translated: MKIDGSVMVDDPRDAGVAVRALEAQGYDGGFVFEGRHDPFLQIGVMAEHSERIDLITAIAVAFARNPMNLANLGYDLQLHSKGRFILGLGSQIKPHIERRYSMPWSKPALRMRELVSAIRKIWKTWQDGDKLDHRGEFYQHTLMAPFFNPGPNPYGTPPIFLAGVGPIMTKVAGEVADGYFLHPFHTESFVAQVTMPALEKGFASSGRKREGFEISAQAIIVCGEDDAALATAKQGAKTQIAFYGSTTAYRGVLESVGRGDLQDELNVLSKRGEWLEMASLIDDDLLDQIAIVSSIDELPERLHKRFGDFADRLSLVTYGMSEEEKASLVGAIRSI